Proteins found in one Coffea eugenioides isolate CCC68of chromosome 5, Ceug_1.0, whole genome shotgun sequence genomic segment:
- the LOC113770547 gene encoding polyphenol oxidase I, chloroplastic-like yields the protein MATYWNCTQTSSLVMAFFSLPSSTHPIYPTQICSSSHAFPPTRVTNYNLHAKASTCKDQNAEHRQTPSTSTDGSISSSKSKSGKTSAGKFERRDVLIGLGGLYGATTLSRPVSPDVSNCTEGRKTPSGIPVYCCPPSAAGYSDYTPSASEVYTRMPAHTVSHDYIKQYSTAIAKMKNLPLSDPRNFYQQANIHCVYCDEGYTQSGFPDKRLDIHKSWLFFPWHRWFLYFFERICKNLLDDDTFTLPFWQWDDPSGMQIPPMYNDSKLSLYDFLRNPKHLPPKVVDLAYNGTDLQIDPNIQIQYNCCTMYTQMITHSSTPPLFFGHPLLGGDDPDPGAGSIETTPHNCVHNWLGDPSQPNHEDMGVLFSAGRDPIFCGHHGNIDRMWYIYNNVLKRKNIEDADWLNSSFIFFNEAARPVRVTVKDSTNLAKLGYTYPDLPLSWLKCKPKARRRGLILTKLSVNAPKANEVLPMKLEKPISFMVQRPKKSRSGQEKAEAEEVLKIKGIEFDKGETSVFDVFVNEDDTSQSNPCKAESLGSFSSLGHGHSMKSTTSQIFTISEVLEELGADDFNSILVTLVPRLGVVTIGGIEITFVPKP from the coding sequence ATGGCCACCTACTGGAATTGCACCCAAACTTCAAGCCTAGTCATggctttcttttctctcccttcaTCAACTCACCCCATCTATCCAACCCAAATTTGCTCATCTTCTCACGCATTTCCACCAACTCGTGTAACAAACTACAATCTCCATGCAAAAGCTAGTACATGCAAAGACCAAAATGCAGAACATCGTCAGACCCCTAGTACTAGTACTGATGGTAGTATTAgttcatccaaatccaaaaGTGGTAAAACTTCAGCAGGGAAATTTGAAAGAAGGGATGTCCTTATTGGCCTCGGTGGGCTATATGGTGCAACCACACTATCAAGGCCAGTTTCACCTGATGTTTCCAACTGTACCGAAGGCAGGAAGACTCCAAGTGGCATACCTGTCTACTGTTGCCCTCCCTCCGCCGCGGGTTACAGTGATTATACACCTTCTGCTAGCGAAGTCTACACAAGAATGCCGGCTCACACGGTCAGCCATGACTATATCAAACAATATTCAACTGCCATTGCAAAAATGAAGAACCTTCCTCTGAGCGACCCGCGCAATTTTTACCAACAAGCAAACATCCATTGCGTGTATTGTGATGAAGGGTACACTCAATCAGGCTTTCCAGACAAAAGGTTGGACATTCATAAATCATGGCTATTTTTTCCGTGGCACAGATGGttcctttatttctttgaaAGAATTTGTAAAAACTTGCTCGATGATGATACGTTTACTTTGCCATTTTGGCAATGGGACGATCCTTCAGGCATGCAAATTCCACCCATGTATAACGACAGCAAATTGTCCCTATACGATTTCTTGCGCAACCCAAAACACTTGCCTCCTAAAGTGGTGGATTTAGCTTACAACGGCACAGATTTGCAAATCGACCCCAATATTCAAATCCAGTACAATTGTTGCACAATGTACACTCAAATGATCACTCACTCGTCCACGCCTCCGCTTTTCTTCGGACACCCACTGTTGGGGGGTGATGATCCCGATCCAGGAGCTGGTTCCATAGAGACTACACCCCACAATTGTGTGCACAATTGGCTTGGCGACCCTTCCCAGCCTAACCACGAGGACATGGGCGTCTTATTTTCAGCCGGCCGAGACCCTATATTCTGTGGTCACCATGGCAACATTGATAGAATGTGGTACATTTATAACAATGTTTTGAAACGCAAAAATATTGAAGACGCAGATTGGTTAAattcctcttttattttcttcaatgAGGCGGCGAGACCCGTTAGAGTGACGGTTAAGGACTCCACAAATCTCGCCAAGCTTGGTTATACCTATCCTGACTTGccactttcttggttaaaatgTAAGCCGAAAGCGCGTAGAAGGGGCCTGATCCTGACAAAGTTGTCCGTGAATGCACCTAAGGCTAATGAAGTGCTGCCAATGAAATTAGAGAAACCCATCAGCTTCATGGTTCAACGGCCTAAGAAGTCAAGGAGTGGACAAGAGAAAGCAGAGGCAGAAGAGGTGCTGAAGATTAAGGGAATCGAATTTGATAAAGGAGAAACTTCGGTGTTCGATGTGTTTGTGAACGAAGATGATACGAGTCAGAGTAATCCGTGCAAGGCTGAGTCTCTAGGAAGCTTCAGCAGCTTGGGGCATGGACATAGCATGAAATCTACCACTTCCCAGATTTTTACGATTTCAGAGGTGCTGGAGGAATTGGGAGCTGATGATTTTAACAGCATTTTGGTCACTTTGGTCCCCAGATTAGGGGTTGTGACAATAGGTGGCATCGAAATTACCTTTGTTCCTAAACCATAG
- the LOC113771880 gene encoding uncharacterized protein LOC113771880 yields MTRFNTEILQIRDKDEKVVMAAFVNGLRVEELFYKLAEKPPVNLEELLTKAHATANAEEAARLKKESHRELGNRRGRINPPENRDGPAAKNVFDPLSKDKAPSQPLLLEKGYTPLTRPRAQILAVMEAEGLVEQPPKMGTPRNKRNQDRYCAFHRDVGHDTEGCWALRKEIEDLIQRGFLGQFVRPGRPGQGPGRGDRGEAKRRDRPERRDFSRADYPDPDTQNLAEVINTIAGGPTGGGQPCNQEEPVTSPRGG; encoded by the coding sequence ATGACCCGCTTCAACACAGAAATCTTGCAGATCAGGGACAAGGATGAAAAGGTAGTCATGGCTGCCTTCGTAAACGGGCTCAGGGTGGAAGAGCTTTTCTACAAGCTCGCCGAGAAGCCTCCCGTTAACCTGGAAGAGCTCTTGACCAAGGCGCACGCTACGGCCAATGCGGAGGAGGCAGCTCGCCTGAAGAAAGAGTCACATCGGGAGCTTGGAAATCGGAGAGGACGGATAAACCCCCCCGAGAACAGGGACGGCCCGGCCGCGAAGAATGTTTTCGACCCGCTCTCAAAGGATAAAGCCCCCTCTCAACCGCTGCTTCTAGAAAAAGGCTACACCCCTCTCACTCGGCCCAGAGCCCAGATTCTGGCCGTCATGGAGGCGGAGGGCCTAGTGGAGCAACCACCTAAGATGGGGACACCCCGGAACAAGAGGAACCAGGACCGCTACTGCGCCTTCCACCGTGACGTGGGGCACGATACGGAGGGGTGCTGGGCTCTGCGGAAGGAGATCGAAGATCTGATTCAGCGAGGTTTCCTAGGGCAGTTCGTGCGGCCAGGTCGACCCGGCCAGGGGCCAGGACGCGGGGACCGGGGGGAGGCCAAGCGTCGCGACCGCCCTGAGCGCCGTGACTTTTCCCGGGCCGACTACCCCGACCCGGACACCCAGAACCTAGCAGAGGTGATTAACACCATCGCTGGGGGCCCTACGGGGGGGGGACAGCCATGCAACCAGGAAGAACCGGTGACCTCCCCCCGAGGGGGATGA